TTGCACGAGCATTCGTGGGCATTTTGTAACGTCCGTACTCTTATCGCCGGCATAAGTGATTACAGACTGCATGTGACCGTCGGTGatagattaagatatattatgcAAGTCATAATTTGCATGCGGTTCATTTGGCAAACGCGTATGAAGTGTCATTTAGACTCTGTAAAGTTTTTGATTTCATGTTCGAAAAAGTTTCGTttcaataaagataaattcaaaCTCAGTTCTCtatatgattttttcaagatatcgcttctataattattaacgcacacaattaaattatttattaaataatttatcaatagttgaagaaaaattacaggTCATACTTTGTGTCGCTTTTCGATAATGTGgctaatataaagtttaattataattttatcattaaaggtGAAACTATATGACATCtggaaataaaatgcaaattcgcGGATgtgaaaatgtgaaatttcGTGCATGAAAGAAATGATTCTAAAACCGCCGCGGATTTAGCTGAGCAACTTGATTGCTTCGAGAAGAATCGATTCTTCGAAGAGcaagaaaataagagagagagcccCTTTATAGCAATGTCGATTGACATCGCGAGTTGGCAGTAATTAATCAATTGAAGAGCTTCTTATAGTTGTCACGTGCAGCAAtgagttaaattaatatctgtatatatatatatatatatatatatatatatatatatatatatatctcatatctctcatattattatatgttatcgttttatggaaatatatataatatttactttatatgtagaaatatattttttcttataaaaaaaaaaatatctaaaaatattttatttatttaaaaaatcatgagAATAAAACGTGTGTATTTATTGCTATTTCagtataaaaaacaattatatttcttatatacatttaatatgttttatagtGCCTTGGATAAGGTACAAAGAGTGAATAGCGCGATCGGAAAAGTAAAAGTCTCGTCGGCCGACTCATTAATTACGTATGAATGAGAATACTCGTCCGACAAGTTTTCCGCTGACAATAAGTGGAAAAGCACCGATGATTGCTTTGCAGGATCGCGCGCGATTCCTGATCACGATCCGCACGTTCTAAAGATAACGATATTTCATAGAACGAAGCCGTGATCATTTGGCATGCGAACAAAAAGTATTGCAGCGATACACCGATTCACGTGCTCAATCGACCGAAGTGCATTTATGGCTCGCACAATGGACTTTGCGTTCTCCAATTAGGATGAACTTGACAAAGAAAGGCAATTCGGTGTTGACAATGTACGATGTACACCGTAgcttaacataatattttgttacccTTTTATGCAATCCTACgctaaataatcataataattaatcaataatatctaataattttacgattctattattttacgagATTCATCatcttttgattattttacgcgaaatatttacaattattttttcttttaactttcTAACaaagattcaaaattaatgCTTTGAACTTAAATCGGACATAAAGACAACTAtagcacaaaaatatttttattattagatccATAACATCTAGCCACAAAATACTAATGATGCGTGACAATTAGTGAATGCATTTGAAGAAAAGAAGTTTAGAAGAGCGTCGTAAGTATATCgtttttttctgtctttttcgcgtctatttttagataaagacTTTTATCTCCCGGTCACGTTGTTGGGAAGAATCGAGGCGACCAACCATGCGGGTCAACGGCTCTTCGCTATTTATTCTCTTTGCAGAAACAGCTGATGACGGAATCACGTATCGTATGCGTGACCATATGCACGCAAGAGCAACCGAATCGATTGTAAGGAGCAGCGAGTCAATCATGATCTAATCgcgtgttattattattatcatctctAGTTAAACGGAATAATCAAGTGACGCCAGGCTGACTCGTGCTAACTAATATTCCGAATCAGGAATGGCCGCGCGAGCTTTGTTTTTTCGTCTTCGAATAATGAATCATGCATAAAGATGATGGAAAAATATCAAGGGAAACGGTCAATCAATTCTGCTACAAGGAaacgcatttttatataaacaatgctTCTTGTTTAATACTGCTcgttaaattcaattaaatataattaaatgctatttataaattgatatattattaattgttatacttGTCATTTTACTACTCTATCTAAATATAACTCAAGTGATTTTGATTCCTCGTGAATTAGTATATAAAGTGAAACAAAGAACAAATAGCTTCAATTATTTCGTTTATCCATATGAttgattttgtatatatatatatatatatattattttcaatatttgacgCTTTAAGGCCAAACACCGGTTAATTTAAtcgttgattaatttatagagCGACCAAAAGcagaatttcaaaatttgtattatattatataggagtattttatatcaatagaaatatttatatcacccTGTAGATTAATCAACGATTACATCAATCGGAGTTTGGTCGAAGTGGCCCTTAGACTTGATGACCATATTTTGATAGAGAGACctagataataaattgaatatttactcGTGATTTACACATCACGTAGAacgatatattgataattactgTTGGATTTATGCCGATTACCGGTGGTTAAAGTTACGAGAATCGATAAGAGTAATAAAGATCGCTCGTGACCACTCAGGATTACATCACGTGctctatgataaaaattgataagataCATCAAAACAAATAGGATCTAATGAACAAAATCTCATTCATCCCATCGAAATAAGCACTTCTTGGACTTTGTTAGTTTTTAGACAAATATTTGCCGGGCACAAACAATAAACGttgactttgaaatttttgaatataatcgcTTTGTAGATAGAATTTCATAAAACACTAACCTGTACCTCACGTATCAAGGAAATGACGAAACGTGTGATGATTTTAATcgcgacgaaaaaaaaattatgcagttAAATGATTGCGGAAAATTATGCAATCCGATCAGAACGGATATCagcttattattttgaatattgatcATTATATGTCAATAAATGGAAACGCGTCTGAAGAaaacacatatttaatttatatagtgattacaatttgtgtaaatttatacaatttttttaaatattaaatagaatttagaatttttttcttcattttgtcTTTTGCGGGTAAATTTAATACACGTAGTTTTATCCGTcctattgataaaataattattataattcactTCATCTACTCACATTATTAAAGCAAATATACAAGTCACGCTCTTTGGAATTTGCATTGAAATTTTAGGTCAGTctgatttgataaaataactaaGCAGAAGAAGAAGGTTAGATAAGaacatttaaattcttaaattcttaaattaaactcTTTAAGAGGGATATCAACATCATGCTCTCtatgagataatatatttgtctttctttatctgtagttcaaatttaattttaattattttccccTATCTTATACtcaaaaaatttcgattttttatacaatattggtAACgaccaaaatataaataataaaaaaaaaaaaaacgttatgtCTATTTCTTAGAATACTTATCATCATTTTCAATATCGTTTCGCACGAAAGAATATCTAtaacgattatattttatgtcagTCAAAATATGTGTGCGATACAATgcttctataattatttccacaaaaattatattaacgatcctgaaaaatctttttttatcgcaagatcgaaaagagagataaaaataatgaacaaggccgatttatttatcaagtCTCCATTCTGGTACTCATGCTCAACTAAATtcggcaaatatttttcattatcataatCGGCACCTGTCGGCATCAGCCGAcaagcagcagcagcagcagcagtcgAATGGAAATTCACCGATGCGCGTGTGCAATTTGCTGTGCGTCAATATCGACTAGTTATTTGCGGACACACGGGGTAATTGAGCGTGTCGACGGGCCTCTGGAACTCGGCGGATCCACAGAACGACGCGAAACTCTCGCCATAAAGATTTGTTTGTACCGATGGTACTGAATTAGATTGACACGCAGTCGCGAATCTACGTCCATCTTCAATATGACACGGTGTGTCTCGAATAATTATCGTTATTGGGTTGTTTTTCCCGCTACGGTTTCCTCGATCGCCTTTAATCTTCGAGTAATTAACGCTCGAAAAGAATGGGGGTGAACTtgtagggaaaaaaaaaaaaaaaactaattgaCGAAATTCTgttctttgattaatttcaaCTGAACTTActttaatacaatttcaatttgaCACCTTGTATAGTTCATCAAACGAATAAGAATAGAAACAGTGATTCGTTTATTCTCGACGCGGGATGACATATGGTAGGCggttaatcattttttttttttcgtaaacgATAGTTTTAGAATTGTGTTAACAAAGACGAGTCTGAAGGAATTATTTCCTCGTCTCGGATCcgtaataaatgcaaatgaaaTTGTTTATCAAATATAGATAATGTATATCTGTACTAGAGTAATAAAACTGTCGAGAGATTAATCGCGCGGTTACAAATAGAAGAGGACGATTAGAAATTGAAGATCGAGAACGAGTCAAAatacacaattaaaatttctattaagcCAAAAGCAAATTGTGATTTGCCAGCAAAAcatgtttgtataatttacTCTATCTAGACATTTATAAGAATGATTATCATAATCTTTGTATGCGTAATCTTTGAGATATTGAGCATTACTAAAATAAGATTACAAAAAGAGACAAGTTGTGATtttcaaaggaaaaaaattacgttgTTAAAATCAGATGTTATATGACGCCAAAGAcacgttaaaaataaagagaattttaagagtttatcaaatattattaaaaaaatattattaaaaaaacattattttacaatttctttgtgttgataaaaataattatttatttgaatattcgcATGATGAGTAGCagcgatttaaaattatctgaatTATCTAATGTACAATTAGATTAAAGTGACGAGTTAAGTTGCGCGATAATATAAAGCTCACggtaattgcaatattaaacaGATATCGACCTATAATGGGGAATTAAATGGAGCATTAAATTCGATGGAAAATTCATTGAATGTTATCGATTgagatattatctttaatttctgtCTGCAATTACATACTTTGCAGAATCATCGaaatcgaataatatatattgatacattttCAATCAATACTTATCGAATaaagaatgaagaaaattgCTAGTTGTTActtcgcaaaaaataaataaacggcattgcttaaattaatgtaaaaaatatctttctgcgcgcttataaataattataatactacTTAGAATAATTGCGAAAAATTgatcagaaaaatttatccGTTTATTTTGAGTCTTCTATCTTTGAATACGAGTATGTTTATAAtctctttctatattaaattttaattaccatttaagaaattgagAAGCTCGAAATGATGCCAGATATGATAATGCATCGtttgctttttctttctctttctctcatcgtTAATTAACGTAAGTTGATGCATCAACGGGGTAACCGCCGTTAATAATCGCGTCGAGCACTCTCGTTAAACGCAGTGAGTAAACAATTCGAGGCAAGTATAGAAATTGACGCATATGCATGTGACTCGAAATCTTGTTATGGCGAAGCCACTCATCGTGCGACAAATACTGAaagagctatatatatatttaactataataCTAAAAGAGCAGAAAGCGCCTCTTTCTAGAATATAAGATATCTCGGATGTACTTCAGATGTAACTCGAATAAAAGgacacgatttttttttttcaaaaattgacatttatgcgatcaaagttaatattaaactaCTTACCTTTTCGATCTCGTATCACCTTTGTGATGCCATCCGTAATAGAAAGCATACACCAGTTACAGTATTTTAATTGTTGACACAATTCTGAAATACATAAAAGATTTGTCGATATATTGATAACCGTCCCAGTAATTTGGCAATAATTacgtgtaattaaaaaatttctatcttaGATTATCcggattttctattttaaatcgattctttcattttttttactcacACACTCTCAAGCTTAAGCAAATcgactattataataatagttttttttttcttttctcgttcaaaataatttgtttaattcggTCGTTATATAACTCCAAAGTGCCGTGAAACTTGAGAGGGTGAGATATAAAAGCGAGACGCTctctatatatgaaaaagactGCATTGTTTTCCAGCCACTGGGTACATAACAGCATTAATTCGACTTTATTGGCGCGGGCCGCGCGCTTATGTGACATGTATCTCGCCTTGCCAGCACCAGCACGTGACTGCAACGTGGTTTAAGCATctgctcgcgcgcgcgtaaaCAATACATTTCGTGCGCCATGCGAAACACTGACAAACGAAGTCGCACGCGATGTGATTCGAATATATGAAACTGAACATACGTATCTTTACATATCTAATGCGTAAGAGAGAGACCGCCCTCGTCGTATAATCAAtatctttctattataaatttgtgctCGTAAATCTCTCGCATGAACTCacattattaagaataaattgacGTAAAGACAGCGAGAGatgttcgataatttttttccttttcctatattatttctttgagGTCTTACCAACATCATCGTCCTTGTGTCATCCTCCCGGAATATTCAAGGATTGTTGGAAATGTGGCGGCGCCCAATCGCCGTCTTTATAGTGTAACATTAAGGATCTATTTCCTGTAAGgagcgataaaaatgataaattcatATTCAAAAATCGTTctttacgatacaattaaacCTGCAGTCATATGCTTTGTGGTGAAAGACGTTTAATCAATAATCGATAgacttcaaataaatataattcaaataaatataattgcctGAGTAAAAAACGCGTGGaggaattaaatgaaatacgcgcgtgattttatacatgttaCATTACGTACGACGCAAACTATGTCGCGccactttaatttattctattcgaTAACAACTGGTTTACATATCGCTAAATGTCGCTAAACAAGAGCAAAGAAAAGACTCGATGGCAAACATAGTctagaaacaaataaaagctTAAAAAAGGCTTATTAACGTGTTTGTCCACTTAGCtacttaaaaataagtatatggCACTACAAGAGAAACATTAACCGTATTCtctcgaaattatttattcattgacGTAATTCTGCTTATTATCATAACTgttatgaaagaaaagaagtatatattcttactctttctctctttcctattATATTGGTATGAATAATCttgaatagatatttaattggcGAGTATTATTCGTAGAGCTCTTATTAAACCTTGTCTGACTTCGTCTGTGTTCACTTCCGAAGAAGAATGAGAAGTTTCAAGATGGCGGCAAACAACAATGCGAATTATAATGCCCTCTGTGAATCGTCTGCTGTACGATTAGTATACAAACGGtcggtaaaataaaaagcagttattattatcgcgatcattattatcgattgtcagaaaaatttatattataaaattaattatcgatataaaaaataatgtaattcaaTACATCTGTTATAAATTGTGTGAGATGTCCATctgaaaataagataattcaatatttattataaattatatgtagtatatagaaatatatagaaatatgtaatatatagcgCATAAATgatgacaaaatattatgcccgtttattaatattttaaataattccatcaaaaataaattataaatttttgacatatataaatttattgtgcttattattaaaaaacaatcttattttttaaattttcatccgcatataataaaataatataatataatataataatataataaatatcttagttaataaaattaattaataaaatgtaccaAATACAATTTAAGATAAGTGTGGGTATtggtagaatattatttaaaatattaagataaacgagcgtaatattttttcttcgttcatataaaatatatacttacttCTGTTTTCTAAGAATAAATTcctaattatctaaaaaaatttaaataatactttactgcaaaaattatactccgtataaataaaagcaatatagTTGTctttatcgtaatttttttcgagagtttacattacatttcttttaatccAATGCAAAGAAAAAGTATGTCATCATGTGCATATGTTGCATTCTATATTCACATGTTCtccacataaatataataagccgGGCAAGTACCGCACGTGAATGTGTCGATTAGAGGCTTCAATCAACTAGTGTGGCTAGTTAAATTGGACTAAAACAAGGTCGCGAGACAGGATTGCTTTTAAGATCGATTCGTGCGTCATGATGCCATTTGTTACCGGAATATGCGTCGCGAATGGATGGATTTTACACACACAAGACTACATCAAATACTAATCTCGATTTTAAGATCGCTTGTGTCGGAATCGATGATCGATCACAACGTGGAcgaagaggaagaaggaatgtgagaaacaaatattttttgaaaatatataaaaataaaaattaaaaattgtgtgtgCGTGTCTCTCGTAAcgcgattataaattttaacgtaATTCGACTTCAAAtgcataataatgaatattggaGTATCTTTCGGCGAGTGAATGAAAATCTTAAACATATATGGActcattgaataaaaattcaaaaatatcttaatgtatctctaaaagtaaaagtttaacgttaaataaaaataaatattaaattaaatttgaaagaatataattaatatgcacaATTTTACAATCGCTCTAATTAAACAAGATCAAATTTGATCTGTTGAAAGAAGAGATTCCAAAAATggagtatattaattatcttataacatTACTTCGTGGATCATTATCCAATACGTCAAACgtattagataattttgagCATAAAAAGTGCGGAAAATTACTGCAAACTGAATTTCATGTAAGTCTCCGAAAACCTCTACACATGTGGCAAAAACATCGCAAATAACTACGTGTAAAAAGTTAACTTAtgcacaataatattttctcgtttGCAACataataaacagaaaaatGGGAATCTGGATAATGTCGCAACAGATGATCACAACATATGTTATTATGCTAATTGCGATTCTTCGGTATGGATGAGGAGTTGCGAGAAGGAAGTGATCGAGCCTCTTCGATCGAGCGAAATCACTGGCAGCATCCCCGAATGGTTGACGGGCACTCTGTTACGGAATGGTCCGGGTAATTTGAAAGTGGGCAAATACCGTTATCAGCATCTGTTTGACAGTTCTGCCCTGTTGCATAAGTACgctttatgttaaaatataatacagtaaGATGGacgacaatttttattgatatgcgAGTAATTTTCATAGATTTCGTATCGCGAATGGAAACGTCACCTATCAGCGACGATTCGTCCAAACCGAAGTATATAAGAGAAACATGATCGCTCAGAGGATAGTTTTTACCGAATTCGGTACTTGCGCGACCCCGGATCCTTGTCACAGTATTTTTCACAGGTAGGACAAAGGATAAagaacaaaaaacaaaaagagaaaaaagtaaagataattctgattaaatattacaatgattaatccggagaaaaaattatataatcgttcgcgatgttttaaataaattatgtgtgtgtttttccccttattatacaatttttcttttaaatttaaagtattatctTCTTATGATTTTTCAGGGTAGCTGCCGTGTTTAAACCAGATGAAATATCTGACAATTCCATGATCACAGTATATCCCTTCGGTGATGAATATTATACGTTCGCGGAAGCACCAGTGATGCACAGAATTGATGTAAAAACTTTAGAAACAACGGGCAGGGTAAAAAcgttcaaaaatgttttttttatattaattgtataaattatttttcttattatttgctaataaaatataataaaataaattttggtttaattaaaaataatttttttataaagattgtttttttttctctcgttcgcAGGTAAATATGtcgaaatatgttaatatcgtCAATCATACCTCACATCCTCATATTATGGCCGATGgtacaatttataatgtagGATTGAGTGTAACACCATTTGGACCTCAATACAATATCGTATGCTTCTATCCTAATCGGACGATTATtggtaagatatttttttgtataagtaAGTGGAGGTCAggaatttctgaaaaaaaaaaagatttacataGTCAATTGTAACAGAAATCAGTAAcagcgtataaaaaaaattattttatatttgagaaaattttatatgtttaaatcgtttcttaaatcttaaattcttaaaaaactGATTaagaaactaattaaaaagagaCATCATTGTCAAAATACATGTTTAAAGtatgtaatttgaaaataattctttacgaTTCTCTAGACGATTCCGGGGAGAAAAAAGAGTTATCCATGTTCGATCAAGCAACGATTGTGGCCAGTGTGCCGAGTAGATGGCTACTGAATCCATCTTATATGCATACTTTTGGTATCACCgacaattatttcattatcgtGGAACAACCATTAGCGATCTCCTTTATCGGAATGACAATCactcatattaaaaaagaccCGATGATAAATTGTTTCAAGTGGCATGAAAATGAAAACGTACGTTTtcattttagtaaaaaaattcttaattaaattatatcattatcagtaaaaaaattaaattacatttaatttcggTTATTAGACACTCATTCATGTTATCTCGAGAAAAACGGGTCAACTGATGAAAACTTTCGTCGCGGAGACATTTTTTTACCTTCACATTATCAATCAGTTCGAGACCCGCGACAGAGAATACGTCGTACTCGACATATGCTGTTATCGGGATCCGAAGATGTTGGAGTACATGTATATTGATGCCATGAAGGTAAgcatttgcaaattaatcgCGAGGAAAGcgatttacattaataatttttaattttcaaataactttctgttattaatgaattttcatGTAGAACATGCACAAAGATGCCGATTTCGCCAGACTGTTTCGCGCTAGGCCGTTGCGTTTCGTACTTCCGATGAGGGAATTGCATCCTGACACAACGTTCGAATACAATCTCATTACGATCGAAACGGTGCATCAGAACTTACAGCTGTtccaagatataattaatatcaattatgaaACGGACCTGGAAATTGTCGACGATACAGACAACATTGAGTACAGTGACAAATCCAGATACTGGCAAGATGAGCACAAAAGCGCTTTGCAGAAGAAACCGACCGCTCATCTGCTTCTCGATGGCAAGATCTTCGTAAGACCGGAGCTTCTCTGCGACGTCGGTTGCGAGACTCCGCGGATAAACGCAGATTCTCACCTCGGTAAGGAGTACCGGTACTTTTACGCAATCTCCTGCGACATGGACCTGGATAATCCCGGAACAGTTAGTACATTCCtcgaatttattaaagaaattatataattattaaaaatatatgctatgttaatgttttatacatacataatacacATAGCaatgtgcaaaatatttttattcggtACAAATAAAACCGAAAATTTGACTTGTAGCTAATCAAGGTCGATACATTCCAAAAGACCAAGAAAATATGGCAGGAAAAGGGTGTTTATCCTAGCGAACCAATTTTCGTGCCAAATCCGAAAGGAAAAGTATGGATCTGAGCTTTATTTGCACGAAAAATGATCGAAATAGcccgattattttattcttgcttTTTCTGTCCAGAATGAGGATGATGGCGTGGTTGTAAGTTCTATTGTGTGGGCGGAAAAAGAGACTCAGGTTGGACTGTTAATCTTGGACGCTGTGACATTTACGGAAATCGCAAGAGCTACTTTTGAAACGCCTGGACCAGTGCCTAAATGTTTACACGGTTGGTTTAGTCTGGATAAGTAATCGAGTATTAAACATCGACTATCAATTAAACACACAATgctgtttaattaaatctgtttTAGTATGGTATGGAATTTTTTTGGTATGGTATGGGACTCTTTtggtattaataataaaatttatcatcattattgaatcattattaaagtattaaaaattgcgacgtatcaaattattttcatttgtgtttagaaatataattatctttccaAAAGgtgttatcaaatttataagtcttatcgaattttattctaatattattatctacacCTATCGAGAATCGTGTAAAATAGTATCATATACATTTTGCAAGAACACTTcttcttttgttttaatatttaaaaaaatggaatcaatatatacataatatcgtcaaacatatatataataaattatttaatgtcttTTCATGATGCGCATAGTATATTTACAATGGCAAACGGTATCATCGCGATGATGCGACATAATGTATCATCTAATGAGAATTTTGTCCATTGGAATGTAAAACATGCATTAAATATTGCCAAAGTTGAGTCTAGctgtaataataacaaatatcgataaaatgacACATTGTCTCTATGTAAAATTACTAGAATGATAACTCTGcgacatacataatattttatctaatctcatatttataatctaagcgagttatgaaaatattcattttgatatatgtacaAGACATGCTG
This sequence is a window from Cataglyphis hispanica isolate Lineage 1 chromosome 17, ULB_Chis1_1.0, whole genome shotgun sequence. Protein-coding genes within it:
- the LOC126856135 gene encoding carotenoid isomerooxygenase, whose amino-acid sequence is MEYINYLITLLRGSLSNTSNVLDNFEHKKCGKLLQTEFHKNGNLDNVATDDHNICYYANCDSSVWMRSCEKEVIEPLRSSEITGSIPEWLTGTLLRNGPGNLKVGKYRYQHLFDSSALLHKFRIANGNVTYQRRFVQTEVYKRNMIAQRIVFTEFGTCATPDPCHSIFHRVAAVFKPDEISDNSMITVYPFGDEYYTFAEAPVMHRIDVKTLETTGRVNMSKYVNIVNHTSHPHIMADGTIYNVGLSVTPFGPQYNIVCFYPNRTIIDDSGEKKELSMFDQATIVASVPSRWLLNPSYMHTFGITDNYFIIVEQPLAISFIGMTITHIKKDPMINCFKWHENENTLIHVISRKTGQLMKTFVAETFFYLHIINQFETRDREYVVLDICCYRDPKMLEYMYIDAMKNMHKDADFARLFRARPLRFVLPMRELHPDTTFEYNLITIETVHQNLQLFQDIININYETDLEIVDDTDNIEYSDKSRYWQDEHKSALQKKPTAHLLLDGKIFVRPELLCDVGCETPRINADSHLGKEYRYFYAISCDMDLDNPGTLIKVDTFQKTKKIWQEKGVYPSEPIFVPNPKGKNEDDGVVVSSIVWAEKETQVGLLILDAVTFTEIARATFETPGPVPKCLHGWFSLDK